From a single Apium graveolens cultivar Ventura chromosome 2, ASM990537v1, whole genome shotgun sequence genomic region:
- the LOC141707131 gene encoding uncharacterized protein LOC141707131 isoform X2, with the protein MSGWLEFLIIAIDLSYLEVLNYIMGHRHFPNLPNMPGFNNGGHGNNHQPQQSYHPTEVPAVTGNGSFVSPLSNLSRGGVRCDHQWNTEDRLHEYPSQSFYWEEHSLPPLSSGNSYYSYYDQAAARNLYMDPHPDRHASQMNASNYNIQSSHDFEGVIPYPLRGGERGSYKRKHPEDASRSYGVGSSSSSSQLQIEKPNSEYEGISLRPSSLHQHRGSGLRVSSEDSVRNVRSRSRLDADPILVRTHFSSHPSQHYHSATFQTHPPGRLNLSSSNADQERPEWNYTPLPSSAAALATGRGSIAGHSGVNPPTSQYIVGGSASNGTGIHHDYLSSEHSLSSSHYRSTTSAQVARESGNLYSRSSMPAYRTGLSYSSARHEPANPNVQPYVRSSDSRYMGSLSTGGLHNNYRNVRSSLALERVQPISGLVDTRQRIGTEASMIVDHPSFYGASRSSYDQYRDMRLDVDSMSYEELLALEETIGNVSTGLSEDMILKCLLGKRYSCGDQNCMEESCAICLEEYKSDDGIGTLKNCGHDYHVDCITKWLLVKNVCPICKAAGN; encoded by the exons ATGTCAG GTTGGCTTGAGTTTCTTATAATTGCAATAGATTTAAGCTATCTTGAAGTCTTGAACTATATCATGGGGCATAGGCACTTCCCCAACTTACCAAACATGCCCGGGTTTAATAATGGGGGTCATGGTAACAATCATCAACCACAGCAATCCTACCATCCAACAG AAGTGCCCGCTGTTACAGGAAATGGGTCATTTGTTTCACCATTGTCTAATTTATCAAGAGGTGGAGTACGCTGTGATCATCAATGGAATACAGAAGACAGACTACATGAGTATCCTTCCCAAAGTTTTTACTGGGAAGAACACAGTTTACCACCTCTGTCTTCAGGAAATTCGTATTATTCTTATTATGACCAGGCAGCTGCCAGAAACTTGTACATGGATCCACACCCTGACAGACATGCTTCTCAAATGAATGCTAGCAATTACAATATACAAAGTTCACATGATTTTGAGGGTGTGATACCTTACCCTTTAAGAGGAGGTGAAAGGGGGTCATATAAAAGGAAACACCCAGAAGACGCAAGCCGATCATATGGCGTGGGAAGTTCTTCTAGCTCTTCTCAGCTTCAGATTGAAAAACCAAATTCAGAATATGAAGGCATCTCTTTACGCCCCAGTAGCTTGCATCAACATAGAGGCAGTGGCCTTAGAGTTTCTAGTGAAGATTCAGTAAGGAACGTGAGAAGCCGATCTAGACTTGATGCTGATCCTATCCTTGTGAGAACACATTTCTCAAGCCATCCTTCTCAGCATTACCATTCAGCAACCTTCCAGACACATCCTCCTGGCAGGTTGAATCTTTCCAGTTCAAATGCTGATCAGGAAAGACCAGAGTGGAATTATACACCTCTTCCTTCTTCAGCTGCTGCTTTGGCTACTGGAAGGGGCTCAATTGCTG GTCATAGTGGCGTAAACCCACCAACGAGTCAGTATATTGTTGGAGGTAGCGCCTCTAATGGCACTGGTATTCATCATGATTACCTTTCAAGTGAACATTCTCTTTCATCTTCACATTATCGGAGTACCACCTCTGCGCAAGTTGCGAGGGAAAGTGGTAATCTTTATTCTAGAAGTAGTATGCCTGCATACAGGACTGGCCTGAGCTACTCCAGCGCTAGGCACGAACCTGCCAATCCGAATGTGCAGCCATATGTTCGGAGTTCAGATTCTAGATATATGGGGTCATTATCGACAGGTGGATTGCATAACAATTACAGGAATGTAAGGTCAAGCTTGGCTCTTGAGAGGGTTCAGCCTATTTCTGGTCTAGTGGATACCCGTCAAAGAATTGGTACTGAG GCTTCCATGATTGTTGATCATCCATCCTTCTATGGTGCTTCCAGAAGTTCATACGATCAGTACAGAGACATGAGGCTAGATGTTGACAGCATGAGCTATGAG GAACTTCTTGCTCTTGAGGAGACGATTGGGAATGTCAGCACGGGTTTGTCTGAAGATATGATTTTAAAGTGTCTATTGGGAAAGAGGTACTCTTGTGGAGATCAAAATTGCATGGAAGAATCTTGCGCCATCTGCCTT gaagagtacaaaAGTGATGATGGGATAGGGACTTTGAAGAACTGTGGGCATGATTATCATGTTGATTGTATTACGAAGTGGTTATTGGTGAAGAATGTCTGCCCCATCTGCAAGGCTGCTGGAAATTAG
- the LOC141707131 gene encoding uncharacterized protein LOC141707131 isoform X1, with translation MSENCISFEYIHVRYAAHLHKVVDLVKGWLEFLIIAIDLSYLEVLNYIMGHRHFPNLPNMPGFNNGGHGNNHQPQQSYHPTEVPAVTGNGSFVSPLSNLSRGGVRCDHQWNTEDRLHEYPSQSFYWEEHSLPPLSSGNSYYSYYDQAAARNLYMDPHPDRHASQMNASNYNIQSSHDFEGVIPYPLRGGERGSYKRKHPEDASRSYGVGSSSSSSQLQIEKPNSEYEGISLRPSSLHQHRGSGLRVSSEDSVRNVRSRSRLDADPILVRTHFSSHPSQHYHSATFQTHPPGRLNLSSSNADQERPEWNYTPLPSSAAALATGRGSIAGHSGVNPPTSQYIVGGSASNGTGIHHDYLSSEHSLSSSHYRSTTSAQVARESGNLYSRSSMPAYRTGLSYSSARHEPANPNVQPYVRSSDSRYMGSLSTGGLHNNYRNVRSSLALERVQPISGLVDTRQRIGTEASMIVDHPSFYGASRSSYDQYRDMRLDVDSMSYEELLALEETIGNVSTGLSEDMILKCLLGKRYSCGDQNCMEESCAICLEEYKSDDGIGTLKNCGHDYHVDCITKWLLVKNVCPICKAAGN, from the exons ATGTCTGAAAACTGTATATCTTTTGAATATATACATGTCAGGTATGCTGCTCACCTCCATAAAGTGGTAGATTTAGTAAAAG GTTGGCTTGAGTTTCTTATAATTGCAATAGATTTAAGCTATCTTGAAGTCTTGAACTATATCATGGGGCATAGGCACTTCCCCAACTTACCAAACATGCCCGGGTTTAATAATGGGGGTCATGGTAACAATCATCAACCACAGCAATCCTACCATCCAACAG AAGTGCCCGCTGTTACAGGAAATGGGTCATTTGTTTCACCATTGTCTAATTTATCAAGAGGTGGAGTACGCTGTGATCATCAATGGAATACAGAAGACAGACTACATGAGTATCCTTCCCAAAGTTTTTACTGGGAAGAACACAGTTTACCACCTCTGTCTTCAGGAAATTCGTATTATTCTTATTATGACCAGGCAGCTGCCAGAAACTTGTACATGGATCCACACCCTGACAGACATGCTTCTCAAATGAATGCTAGCAATTACAATATACAAAGTTCACATGATTTTGAGGGTGTGATACCTTACCCTTTAAGAGGAGGTGAAAGGGGGTCATATAAAAGGAAACACCCAGAAGACGCAAGCCGATCATATGGCGTGGGAAGTTCTTCTAGCTCTTCTCAGCTTCAGATTGAAAAACCAAATTCAGAATATGAAGGCATCTCTTTACGCCCCAGTAGCTTGCATCAACATAGAGGCAGTGGCCTTAGAGTTTCTAGTGAAGATTCAGTAAGGAACGTGAGAAGCCGATCTAGACTTGATGCTGATCCTATCCTTGTGAGAACACATTTCTCAAGCCATCCTTCTCAGCATTACCATTCAGCAACCTTCCAGACACATCCTCCTGGCAGGTTGAATCTTTCCAGTTCAAATGCTGATCAGGAAAGACCAGAGTGGAATTATACACCTCTTCCTTCTTCAGCTGCTGCTTTGGCTACTGGAAGGGGCTCAATTGCTG GTCATAGTGGCGTAAACCCACCAACGAGTCAGTATATTGTTGGAGGTAGCGCCTCTAATGGCACTGGTATTCATCATGATTACCTTTCAAGTGAACATTCTCTTTCATCTTCACATTATCGGAGTACCACCTCTGCGCAAGTTGCGAGGGAAAGTGGTAATCTTTATTCTAGAAGTAGTATGCCTGCATACAGGACTGGCCTGAGCTACTCCAGCGCTAGGCACGAACCTGCCAATCCGAATGTGCAGCCATATGTTCGGAGTTCAGATTCTAGATATATGGGGTCATTATCGACAGGTGGATTGCATAACAATTACAGGAATGTAAGGTCAAGCTTGGCTCTTGAGAGGGTTCAGCCTATTTCTGGTCTAGTGGATACCCGTCAAAGAATTGGTACTGAG GCTTCCATGATTGTTGATCATCCATCCTTCTATGGTGCTTCCAGAAGTTCATACGATCAGTACAGAGACATGAGGCTAGATGTTGACAGCATGAGCTATGAG GAACTTCTTGCTCTTGAGGAGACGATTGGGAATGTCAGCACGGGTTTGTCTGAAGATATGATTTTAAAGTGTCTATTGGGAAAGAGGTACTCTTGTGGAGATCAAAATTGCATGGAAGAATCTTGCGCCATCTGCCTT gaagagtacaaaAGTGATGATGGGATAGGGACTTTGAAGAACTGTGGGCATGATTATCATGTTGATTGTATTACGAAGTGGTTATTGGTGAAGAATGTCTGCCCCATCTGCAAGGCTGCTGGAAATTAG
- the LOC141707131 gene encoding uncharacterized protein LOC141707131 isoform X3, giving the protein MGHRHFPNLPNMPGFNNGGHGNNHQPQQSYHPTEVPAVTGNGSFVSPLSNLSRGGVRCDHQWNTEDRLHEYPSQSFYWEEHSLPPLSSGNSYYSYYDQAAARNLYMDPHPDRHASQMNASNYNIQSSHDFEGVIPYPLRGGERGSYKRKHPEDASRSYGVGSSSSSSQLQIEKPNSEYEGISLRPSSLHQHRGSGLRVSSEDSVRNVRSRSRLDADPILVRTHFSSHPSQHYHSATFQTHPPGRLNLSSSNADQERPEWNYTPLPSSAAALATGRGSIAGHSGVNPPTSQYIVGGSASNGTGIHHDYLSSEHSLSSSHYRSTTSAQVARESGNLYSRSSMPAYRTGLSYSSARHEPANPNVQPYVRSSDSRYMGSLSTGGLHNNYRNVRSSLALERVQPISGLVDTRQRIGTEASMIVDHPSFYGASRSSYDQYRDMRLDVDSMSYEELLALEETIGNVSTGLSEDMILKCLLGKRYSCGDQNCMEESCAICLEEYKSDDGIGTLKNCGHDYHVDCITKWLLVKNVCPICKAAGN; this is encoded by the exons ATGGGGCATAGGCACTTCCCCAACTTACCAAACATGCCCGGGTTTAATAATGGGGGTCATGGTAACAATCATCAACCACAGCAATCCTACCATCCAACAG AAGTGCCCGCTGTTACAGGAAATGGGTCATTTGTTTCACCATTGTCTAATTTATCAAGAGGTGGAGTACGCTGTGATCATCAATGGAATACAGAAGACAGACTACATGAGTATCCTTCCCAAAGTTTTTACTGGGAAGAACACAGTTTACCACCTCTGTCTTCAGGAAATTCGTATTATTCTTATTATGACCAGGCAGCTGCCAGAAACTTGTACATGGATCCACACCCTGACAGACATGCTTCTCAAATGAATGCTAGCAATTACAATATACAAAGTTCACATGATTTTGAGGGTGTGATACCTTACCCTTTAAGAGGAGGTGAAAGGGGGTCATATAAAAGGAAACACCCAGAAGACGCAAGCCGATCATATGGCGTGGGAAGTTCTTCTAGCTCTTCTCAGCTTCAGATTGAAAAACCAAATTCAGAATATGAAGGCATCTCTTTACGCCCCAGTAGCTTGCATCAACATAGAGGCAGTGGCCTTAGAGTTTCTAGTGAAGATTCAGTAAGGAACGTGAGAAGCCGATCTAGACTTGATGCTGATCCTATCCTTGTGAGAACACATTTCTCAAGCCATCCTTCTCAGCATTACCATTCAGCAACCTTCCAGACACATCCTCCTGGCAGGTTGAATCTTTCCAGTTCAAATGCTGATCAGGAAAGACCAGAGTGGAATTATACACCTCTTCCTTCTTCAGCTGCTGCTTTGGCTACTGGAAGGGGCTCAATTGCTG GTCATAGTGGCGTAAACCCACCAACGAGTCAGTATATTGTTGGAGGTAGCGCCTCTAATGGCACTGGTATTCATCATGATTACCTTTCAAGTGAACATTCTCTTTCATCTTCACATTATCGGAGTACCACCTCTGCGCAAGTTGCGAGGGAAAGTGGTAATCTTTATTCTAGAAGTAGTATGCCTGCATACAGGACTGGCCTGAGCTACTCCAGCGCTAGGCACGAACCTGCCAATCCGAATGTGCAGCCATATGTTCGGAGTTCAGATTCTAGATATATGGGGTCATTATCGACAGGTGGATTGCATAACAATTACAGGAATGTAAGGTCAAGCTTGGCTCTTGAGAGGGTTCAGCCTATTTCTGGTCTAGTGGATACCCGTCAAAGAATTGGTACTGAG GCTTCCATGATTGTTGATCATCCATCCTTCTATGGTGCTTCCAGAAGTTCATACGATCAGTACAGAGACATGAGGCTAGATGTTGACAGCATGAGCTATGAG GAACTTCTTGCTCTTGAGGAGACGATTGGGAATGTCAGCACGGGTTTGTCTGAAGATATGATTTTAAAGTGTCTATTGGGAAAGAGGTACTCTTGTGGAGATCAAAATTGCATGGAAGAATCTTGCGCCATCTGCCTT gaagagtacaaaAGTGATGATGGGATAGGGACTTTGAAGAACTGTGGGCATGATTATCATGTTGATTGTATTACGAAGTGGTTATTGGTGAAGAATGTCTGCCCCATCTGCAAGGCTGCTGGAAATTAG
- the LOC141707129 gene encoding G-type lectin S-receptor-like serine/threonine-protein kinase At4g27290, with product MKAFTIFLVCSTLSSAYMVFSASVDTIRLYETIRDGDTIISARGEFELGFFNPGRSTNRYLGIWYKKISYGTVVWVANRDTPLTNALGVVKVDGNKILLLSSNESGTVVWSSHKSRSSVKNPTAQLLDTGNLVLRDEDDMTGENFIWQSFDYPGNTLLPGMKFGFDLVTGVDRYFTSWKSLDDPSAGTYTNRLDHTGYPQFFLWKGSVLWSRTGPWVGSQFSGNPNNYPNGFYTDSFAFNAKEKYYKFDLINKNSSATIRYIINPTGVSNILLWNAQNPNWKVLVTLQASDCDRYRLCGANGICNINNSPRCECLSGFAPRLPKKWKTLDWSNGCVRRKSLDCATGEGFVKHSGMKLPDTRYAWYHMKINLEECKKLCLKNCSCTAYAKADIRKGGRGCYLWFNDLIDIEGYSEDGPDIYIRMAASELEKTRGTRLHRQVWIIVVSVVLCVLLAVILVFLLKNKRLKREERLKFSSESIALTKIESEELELPLISFDFIEKATNTFSQNNKLGEGGFGPVFKGILDNGQEIAVKRLSKNSGQGLEEFKNEVSCIAKLQHRNLVALLGCCVEHGERILIYEYMPHKSLDFFIFDEETAKSMDWAKRYNIIIGIARGLLYLHQDSKLRIIHRDLKAGNILLDHEMNPKISDFGLARSFEGSITEANTSRVVGTYGYMSPEYAIDGLFSVKSDVYSFGVLLIEIVSGMRNRLFSHPDHSLNLIGHAWIKYKENKLLELVDGVILESSNHLEVFRVIQIGLLCIQEDPVERPAMSQVVLMLSSKMKLPHPKQPGFFTERKIRAGDHICSSSTLSSSNDLTITADLPR from the exons ATGAAAGCATTTACTATTTTTTTGGTTTGTTCCACCTTATCCTCTGCCTACATGGTGTTTTCTGCATCTGTAGACACCATCAGACTATATGAAACCATTAGAGATGGTGACACCATTATATCTGCTCGTGGAGAATTTGAACTGGGGTTTTTTAACCCTGGGAGGTCCACAAATCGATATTTAGGTATCTGGTACAAGAAAATATCATATGGGACAGTTGTATGGGTAGCTAACAGGGACACTCCACTGACGAATGCCTTGGGTGTGGTAAAAGTCGATGGCAATAAAATTTTATTGCTCTCCAGTAATGAAAGTGGCACAGTTGTTTGGTCATCGCATAAGTCTAGATCGTCGGTGAAGAACCCTACTGCACAACTACTAGATACTGGGAATTTGGTTCTAAGAGATGAGGATGACATGACCGGAGAAAATTTTATTTGGCAGAGTTTTGATTATCCAGGAAATACTTTGCTACCAGGCATGAAGTTTGGTTTCGATTTGGTTACTGGCGTAGACAGGTACTTCACCTCATGGAAAAGCCTCGATGATCCATCTGCAGGTACTTATACCAACCGACTTGATCATACTGGTTATCCGCAGTTCTTTTTGTGGAAAGGTTCAGTACTTTGGTCCAGGACCGGACCATGGGTGGGTTCTCAGTTCAGTGGGAATCCTAATAATTATCCGAATGGATTTTATACAGACAGCTTTGCTTTCAATGCGAAGGAGAAATATTATAAGTTTGATCTCATTAATAAAAATTCTTCCGCCACTATAAGGTATATAATAAACCCCACTGGAGTCTCAAACATTTTGCTGTGGAATGCTCAAAATCCAAATTGGAAGGTTTTGGTTACTCTACAGGCCAGTGACTGTGATCGTTACAGATTGTGTGGCGCGAATGGCATTTGTAACATTAATAATTCACCAAGGTGTGAATGTTTAAGTGGATTTGCTCCTCGACTCCCAAAGAAATGGAAAACACTGGATTGGTCTAACGGTTGTGTCCGCAGGAAATCATTAGATTGTGCGACTGGAGAAGGATTTGTGAAACACTCGGGTATGAAGTTGCCTGACACAAGATATGCCTGGTATCACATGAAAATAAACCTTGAGGAATGCAAAAAGTTGTGCTTAAAGAACTGCTCATGTACAGCGTATGCGAAGGCAGACATTAGAAAAGGTGGACGTGGATGCTACTTATGGTTTAATGACTTGATCGACATCGAAGGATACTCTGAAGATGGGCCAGATATTTACATAAGAATGGCAGCATCTGAATTAG AGAAAACACGGGGAACCAGATTACACAGGCAAGTATGGATCATTGTAGTCTCTGTAGTACTATGTGTACTACTTGCTGTGATACTTGTGTTCTTATTAAAGAACAAAAGGCTGAAGAGAGAAG AAAGGTTGAAATTCAGTTCAGAAAGTATTGCCCTAACCAAGATTGAGAGCGAAGAGCTGGAACTGCCACTAATTAGCTTTGATTTTATTGAAAAGGCGACAAATACCTTCTCCCAAAACAATAAGCTTGGAGAGGGAGGTTTTGGACCTGTCTTCAAG GGGATTCTGGATAATGGACAAGAGATAGCTGTGAAGAGGCTTTCAAAGAATTCAGGACAAGGACTTGAGGAATTTAAAAACGAAGTTTCATGTATAGCAAAACTTCAGCACAGAAATCTTGTGGCGCTTCTTGGTTGCTGCGTTGAACATGGGGAAAGGATTCTGATCTATGAGTACATGCCCCACAAAAGTTTAGATTTCTTCATATTTG ATGAAGAAACAGCAAAGTCAATGGACTGGGCAAAACGATACAACATAATAATTGGCATAGCTAGAGGACTACTTTACCTTCATCAGGATTCAAAACTAAGGATTATTCATCGAGATCTTAAAGCCGGAAATATATTACTTGATCATGAGATGAATCCAAAGATCTCAGACTTTGGCCTTGCCAGAAGTTTTGAAGGAAGTATAACTGAAGCAAATACATCAAGAGTTGTTGGGACGTA TGGTTACATGTCCCCTGAGTATGCTATTGATGGTCTATTCTCGGTTAAATCTGATGTATATAGCTTTGGTGTTTTACTCATAGAGATAGTGAGTGGAATGAGAAACAGATTGTTTAGCCATCCTGATCACAGCTTGAACCTTATTGGACAT GCGTGGATCAAATATAAAGAAAACAAGCTTTTGGAACTAGTTGATGGGGTGATACTGGAATCAAGTAACCATCTCGAAGTCTTTCGAGTTATTCAGATTGGATTATTGTGCATTCAAGAAGATCCAGTAGAAAGGCCAGCTatgtcacaggtggttctaatGTTGAGCAGTAAAATGAAACTCCCTCACCCTAAGCAACCTGGATTTTTCACAGAGAGAAAAATTCGTGCAGGCGATCATATATGCAGCAGCTCCACGTTGTCCTCATCCAACGACTTAACCATTACCGCAGACTTGCCACGATAG